A part of Synchiropus splendidus isolate RoL2022-P1 chromosome 19, RoL_Sspl_1.0, whole genome shotgun sequence genomic DNA contains:
- the LOC128751107 gene encoding pyrroline-5-carboxylate reductase 1, mitochondrial-like, with protein MSVGFIGAGQLTHALVRGFTAAGVIASHRITASSPDTDLPTVQGLRKLGVNFTTSNKETVNKSDVLFLAVKPHIIPFVLDEIGTDIEDRHLIVSCAAGVTISSIEKKLQQYRTDPKVMRCMTNTPVVVREGATVYATGTHAEVEDGKLLEQLMASVGYCTEVEEDLIDAVTGLSGSGPAYAFTAVDALADGGVKMGLPRRLAVRLGAQALLGAARMLLDSEQHPGQLKDNVCSPGGATIHALHVMESGGFRSLLINAVEASCVRTRELQFLADQEKISPAAIKKTTLDKVLQQPGVTPEAVGVRSGGISLFNSGNPRTKKH; from the exons ATGAGTGTTGGCTTCATAGGGGCGGGTCAGCTGACCCATGCCCTGGTCAGGGgcttcacagcagcag GCGTGATCGCCTCTCACAGAATCACTGCCAGCTCCCCAGACACCGACCTCCCCACAGTACAAGGACTGAGA AAATTGGGTGTAAATTTCACGACCAGCAACAAAGAGACGGTGAACAAGAGTGATGTCCTCTTCCtggcagtgaagcctcacatcattccCTTCGTGCTCGACGAAATCGGAACAGACATCGAAGATCGTCACCTCATCGTGTCCTGTGCAGCCGGTGTCACCATCAGCTCCATCGAGAAG AAGCTTCAACAGTACCGCACTGATCCAAAAGTGATGCGCTGCATGACCAACACTCCAGTTGTGGTTCGGGAGGGAGCCACAGTATATGCCACCGGCACACATGCAGAGGTGGAGGATGGGAAACTTCTGGAGCAGCTGATGGCCAGCGTGGGGTACTGCACCGAGGTGGAGGAAGACCTGATCGATGCTGTCACTGGACTGAGTGGCAGTGGCCCGGCTTAC GCGTTCACAGCTGTAGATGCTCTCGCTGATGGAGGGGTGAAGATGGGTCTGCCCCGACGACTGGCTGTGCGCCTCGGAGCCCAGGCTCTCCTG GGCGCCGCTCGAATGCTGCTGGACTCGGAGCAGCACCCCGGGCAGCTCAAGGACAATGTGTGTTCACCGGGGGGAGCCACTATTCACGCCCTGCACGTCATGGAGAGCGGCGGCTTCCGAAGCCTCTTGATCAACGCTGTGGAGGCGTCCTGTGTCAGGACAAG GGAGCTCCAGTTTTTAGCAGACCAGGAGAAGATCTCTCCCGCCGCTATAAAGAAGACGACCCTGGACAAAGTGCTGCAGCAGCCCGGGGTCACCCCAGAGGCAGTCGGGGTCCGATCTGGAGGGATCAGTCTTTTTAACAGCGGCAATCCAAGGACCAAGAAGCACTGA